tgctaaaaactaggtctttattagttaagaatctactttttaataaatagttagaaaaggggctttttctagcgataaggagtggccggctcgctatgttggccgactcgctatgcgtgtacgttatagGTAAATACTGCAAATTAAGAATATTAACTCTTACTAGAGACTTAATAAGTTAAATGTATATATTTTACCTGCAAAAAAATAGTTACTAATGCATTTTTTTATATTACAGCCTACTCTTATTTACCTTTAACTCTAGACTATTAAGGCTAATTTAAATATTATCTACTATTAATAGCTGTAGTAGTATATACCTATTAAATCCTCTAATAATAAGGCCCCCCCTAATATTagtaatacttaataagAGCCCTCTATATAGGAGAGATATAATACCTTTAAGACTACCTTAGAGAGTAGTAGTACTCTAATTTATAGTTAAACTAGTAGTATTTACTGCAGCTAAAGTAGGAGTATATATTAGagttaataataataattttaagtaATTAGTAAGCTTTATAACTCTATTAAGAGCcttactatagtagtataaataatatagagtacttaagtctaataataataatagtaagttaaaattaactactagtagtaaACTTATAAAGTTGCCCTtttttatacttattaatagtaagaGGCAGCCCTATTAGCTTAGTAAGAAGAGAAtttttaatagtagtaattagTAGTTTAATAaagtatactactactactatagcTACTATAATTAGAGtaagtactattataatagtagGTTTTTtttaataagtaatataaataatataagtagtataagtagtataagtagttaGAGTAATTAGGGTAATTAGGGTAATTAGGGCAATTAGAGTAATACTAGTACTTATAAATATTTTTACTTTTGTAagttatataatataataacTTTTTAAAAAGTTAGCCTAATTAGCCTTAGGCTAATTTATTAAAAATTAAGGAGTTTTCAAAAATAATTATTTTGCGCAACTTTTGTAGGACTACTTCTATTTGCAGGCTCTTATTAGTTAGTTTAGTTAGATATTAGTAGTAGTGAAATTTTGCTGGAGTTAGTATTCCTGAATAGGTTAGAgactagtaaaatactagATGAGGGCTGGCAATTTACCTGCTACCCGAAAATTAGGGAGGCGGAGGGCATGGGAGAGAGACTGCTGTGTAGCCCGTAGCCGCCCGGGCGGTTAAAGAAGCCGGGCGGCTGTTTCGAGAACACCAAGCGGGTCGAGACGGGGGGCCGGctgtttcttttcttgtACAGTGCAATTTCGGAGCGATTGACGCCGGACGGTGACATTCGGAGTGGGAGGCTGTCTTTGGTCGGAGACTTGAACGCAGCATGATGCGACAGCCGCCGGTAATCTCGGTAGGCGCTCGGCTGAGCTTATTGCGAGACATAGGTGGTGCTCAATATCGTGGGCAGGCGACAACGGAAGTGAGGCGAGCACTGCACAGGACATGAAGACAAAATGGTCGACTGCTCAGCGAGATGTACCGACAAAGCGTGGAAAGATGATGTGCGACAGGACATGTGAGCGTGCGACGGACGAGTTGGGAATGCCCTCGCGAAAGTCGTTCCGTTGACGCGTCGCAGGGCTCAACCCGAGGTTGGCGCATCGCATGAAACGACGACGCATGACATCGCGTCGGAGTATGATCGCACACGGACGCGGCAAAACGAGGCGCGTTTTTatccgacgacgaggcgcaTCTTAGGGTTTGTTGATGTTTGCGTCGTCCGTCGTTCGTTCGTCCCGTCTGTTGATGTGGGGggggcgaggacgagaggaAGCCAAGGAAGAAGCTACACTAGCCAGAGGCTAATGCACGGCTCAACTGCCATGTGTCTAAAAATGAGTCATAAACGCCCTGCAGGGGTGGTTCTGGTGGGATTTATGGAAACTAGCCAGAGGAGCAAAAGAGCGGTTGAAGGGTTTGATATGCAAGACAGCTATCGTGGACGGTGAGTGGCTGCTGCTGTACTGTGGTTAAAATAACACACAAAGACAGTACAGACAAGCAGAAGATAGCAGCTGTGCACAGTGCGTATGGCAAGCGAGTGACGTCCTCAGACTCCGCCCCGAAGAGACCCACTCACATCCGCTTCCTGGATACGTACCCCCGGCCGCGCTTCCCCCGACCACATTGGGAAAGAACATCCACGCCGGTTATGCTCTATCTTACAGAGTACACAGCGCACAGTTACTCTGGACACATCCCACATCCTACATCCACCGCAGCCGGTCGCCGGTCGAAGCCATCAGcttctcgcccttcttcttctccatgcATGAGCCTTGCATGTACTCTCCAAGCGGGAATCCATCCACGCACTTCTCTTACCCCGTGTTTCAGATTTTGGGCTCTCTCAACGCCCCGGTGGACCGACTTGGACCTCCCAAGGGGACCATCTTCCATCATGatgcatccatccatctgtAAGTCTCTTTTGCTTCTGCAGTAGCCCCATTCCACATCCTTTTCCTTGTTGTCGTTCGTGGTCGGGGCCGGGGGTCACAGACAACAGACACACCGTCTCTGTTCTTTTGGCTCTGCGTATATCCCTACCTATCCAGCGATACGTATCATACGGTCACTCACTGGTCCGTCTCTGGTCTCGGCCCACGATCTGTCCAAGGGACCCTGGGAGCACGGGTATTTTCATCCAAGCCGGATGCGTGCATCAAGAAACTCCACCGCTGCGTTGTACAAtgtacacacacatacacacacactctctctctctctcgctttcTCCCCAGTGTCTCCATGAGTGTGCAGATGCAGAGACCCAGACTTCAACCCGACGACGTTACGGTCAGTCCCAAGGCTagccgggggagggggtgggtgggcgAAGGGCCGCGGCGATGTTCAGTCGGCCACACACCCacgcgccctcgtcctctcaCCCGGCCGTCAGTCGCGCGCCGCATCACCACGACCACATCCATTGGGCTGCGTGCCTCAAACTCGAGGATAAAGATGCCCTCTCTCCCGCGCCTCCTGTCCCCTTCTGTTGGCCCTcctctctccatcttcatctcgtctcctcttttctcctttccCACTCtcatcctctcctccctcttctcatCTTACTGTTTTCACTGTTTGTCGGTTTTGCTATTGCTTGCATATCTGGAATCCAAAACAAAAGTTATACACTTAGATCTCGAAACACTGGCCTCGTTGAACGCGGCCAACCTGTCCCTGCTTCACGGCACCTCGTCTGCTATTACAACTCCTCGCTCGCAAACCTCAAACACCCAAGACTCTGGAGCCGGCCTCCTCTCTCAAATCACGAAACACCATCTATAATTTCGTAATCGTGTCCTTCGAGACACAATCGAACTCGCAGCCAATATGTCCACGTATGTTATTCCCCCTGCACCTTGCCTCATTCACACAAGCCCTGCTAACACGGTAACCCCCAGTCTGGCAGCGGACATGTCGTttgacttcatcttcccCTCGTGCGagccgtcaacgccgccgagcttctcgttcgatccctccctcctcgaccttccCTACCATCACAACCCGGGCCACAACCGCTCCCGTTCCAATGGCTCCGTCTACTCCTTCGTCTCCACTGCCGAGTCCACCCCGGATTCCGTGAGCACCCGCATGACAACACCTTCCCGTGCCTCGCCTCCCATCCGCCAGCACGGTCCCCTCCTGCTCCCCAAGATCCGCTCCCAGGACCAAGCCATCgagtcgccgccgaagcGCATCAGGACTTCGCCCAAGACCCGTGTGGCGGCTACCAGACGGACCAGCCCCTCCGCCCCGACCTCCAACGCCGCCTTCCGCCCGGCTCACTCCCGTAGCTTTACCAACCCGGAGACCATCACTTGGAACATGCCTTCCTCCTTCTGCAGCCAGCCCGACAACCAATCCACCTCCTCTCTGCTTTGCTCGCCAGTCATCTTCGCCGATGATATGCAAGCCCGCCGTGCATCCACCTGCAGCCTTGACGGTTCGGCCCTAGAGAAGTTTGGCTTCCCGACCTACCGCCAAATGCCCTCATACGTACCCTCGGCGGCACCTCAGCCCACCACAGATGCGTACATGTTCCCTTCTTACACCGTACGCGCGCCATCTCCCCTCAGCCTGTCCACCACGGCCACCCCGGACCCGACTCCCAGCACGACGCTCCTGACATACCTCACCGAGTCCAATCCGGCTCCCTCTCTGGTGCGCACAATTTCCTTCCCTCTTCGGgaccccaacaccaagcacTTCTGGTGGGACGTCCGTCAAATCCGCCCCTGGTCCACTTTCAACGCCTCGTCggtcctctccctccccggTGCTGCCGCTCTTCTCAACTGCCCCGTCCCGgcgcccctcctccccacTCCAGCCCAGACGGCTCGCCACCCAGAGACCGAGGCAGCTCTGCACAGCATCTACGCCTCGCATTACCTTCCAAAGCTGAATGCCGCGCTCGCCGTCTCTTCCAACCGGCCGATGCAGCTCTCCGTTCCCGCAACGTCGGCCAACGCCAAGCACTCCGACCTCCTCTTCACGGCCTCCCCAGCCGGCGAGCCCGCTTCCGCGGCACAGATCTTCGGGGGCAAGCCTACGGCCCGCGTCGTCGGTCTCGTCCGCTCATTCGACCGTTTTAACACGGGCATGCGCGTCGAGGGCAACATCAAGCGCGTCGAGTACCtccgcggcctcgccgccctgcaCCACGCCATGCGCGAGCACTCATGCCGCTACGGTTTCATCCTCACCGAGATCgagctcgtcatcgtccgTAACGGACCCGAGACGGTGCCCAACTTTGGCTTCCTCGAGGTCACGTCGgtgcagctcggcgccgttgccgacgacgccgattGCGAGTTCGGCGAGATCCCCCTGACGGCTTGCCTCGCGCTCTGGGGCCTGTGCATGatggccggcgacgacgcgccGCAGGGACCCCCCGCTCGCGTCGCGCACTGGAAAACGGAGATCGGAGCGCCCGCCGAAGGGACGAGGCGCAAGGCGCTGCCGCGGGACGACTGGATGCCCAAGCCGCAGCtggcggagaagagggaggccAAGAGAGCGAGGGGGTGGATCATGCCCGAGGACCCCGTCGGTAGGAAGGAGTTGGGCAAGAGGGGTGTGCGCTACGGCGCTTGCTGAGATTCCGGGGTCTTGTTTCTCTCAAGTTTCTTGAATTAGATGAAGATGAGTAAGGCGTTTGGAAAGAGGTTGGCTGGTTCCAATACTCTTGGGTACACGACAAAAGGATAATGGGGATACTTACGGTAAAGGACTGGAGAGTAAACTGGGATGGGGAGTACAATGTATGAACCTAGAGACGATCGGATGAGACGGGATGATGAACGAGTGATGATGAGTGGCATTTTTATTCACATGCATGTCGCTTTAGTTGCTTGTAATTACACCAATTTCCATGTTCAGATAAACACAATGCTTTGGCTCGCTAGATGTCCCTCCTTGATCGGTGGCTGATGAGATGGATGGGGGGGTCCCTCTCGTCGGTGACATGTCCCGTCCCGGTTtggtccaggtccaggtccaggtccaggtccaggtccaggttCCAGGACTTTGTCTGAACGAGCGCGCTGGACGAGGTAAGCTTTGGCGAAGCAAGGATCAGGCCGAGGATAATCGTCCATCCAGGCCGTTCCGAGGCTTTGGACTTCGTTTCATCGCTAGGCAATTCACGATGCTGCCCCGGAGACCTGCCTTTAGCCGCCCGAGGACGATTTGACGACGGTCGTTCCTTCAAAATCACCTTCACCTCACTCACCTGTGTATCTGGTGCCGTCACCAGCTAGAGCCTCGCCGCAGAGTCGTCGCAGAGTCGCCGCCAGCACGTCCGGCGATAGACTTCTACCATACACTCATGCCGCCTATCACGCTCCATTCAAGCAAGTTTCACATGCCGACATGTGTTCTGCCGCCCACCTCCAGCTGATTTCCATCGGCCTAGCCGTGGCCATGGCGCTGGGTACGCCGTCGCCCCCCCGTCCATGCAAATGACACGAGCACATGATCCTTTGCCCCTGCTTCATATAAACTGCAACTCGCCGCGTGTCATGCGTCTACGGAACCAAGACTGATGGCTGGACTAAGACGAAGTCTTCAGAGAGGCTTCGCGGGCCGCGCCCGGGTCGCCGGCAGCGGAGATCTGCAGGCTCGTCggcccggcgccgtcgaccgaCGCCGTGTGCCCGGACGGTTGGGAGAAGGTGTGCAAGAACGAGAGGGGCCATGAGCGGGAGCGTCGGGCGGGGGCGATGACTTGGTGTTGTTTGAAGACGGATGAGGGGAGGGTAATGGATGCTAATTAACAGCATTGAGATGGATGTCCAAGCCAATGGGCCCATTTGGTCACCGGGTCGGGGGCTGGGCTAGCAAAATATCTGGGAGTACATGACCTGCTGCAGTAAAGTCCCTGGCGAGTGTTCCGTGATACCCGCGCGCACTCAGACGTCGAGCACAATTTCTATCAGTCCGATGCTGTGCAAAGTCCGACGAAGCGGACAAAACACGTTGTGTTGGCAGCCCCTTCATCCCACACAACCTTTTGACGGCCGACtgccaccccccccccccccccctctccatcccccGACGACCGCCGTTTTAACGCCTCCCACGGTCAAAGTACGTCCTGATCCCCGTGACGGCGACCcagccgatgacgacgacggtcaCGGCCAGCCGCACCTCCCGGACGACgtccacggcggcgggcccGAAGTGGATGGCGTGGACATGGTTGATTGCGCCCGAATGcgccgcggcgacgccgaATTGTTCCATCTGGAGTGTGTGTTAGTTAGCGGTCAAAGTCTCACAGTGGAGGTTCTTGCTGCGCTTGGCTGAAGGGGCAACACAAACCTCTTGCCGGCTTGATGATGAATGGTCGGGGCGAGAGAGAATCCCCAAAGGTATGGATGGTGTGGGTGATGAAGGGGAGTTGAGTTGGCTGAGTGATGGAGAACTTCTTTGGTGGGTCTATTGGATTACGTCAACGACAAATCGTCTGGTTCAGAGTCTAGGTTGAGTAAGtgggagtgagagagagtgagcCCAACAACACGAATAACAGTACCAGCAAACCCAACAATACATCAAAGCTCACCCTAGCAAGACATTGTGCTTGCTATCTGCTTTTTGAGCCGTAAATAGATCACTTGAATGATGCATTCACGCAACATGTGGTTTTTTCGCCGCAATCGAAAACTCGGGTGAGTCTCCCTATTATCGCCTTGAATAAACAATGGCGACCTACTTGGCCATGAAGTGTTATTATGACTGCTTACAACGCGAAATAATCAAGAATTAAGAAACTGCTGAATAGCCTTTTGGCCGCATGCAAGTCCCGACCATCCAACGCTTCAACTTACTGTATTGTCACACAAGCCACGAGCAATAAGTATAATCTCCCTACCTTTGAAATGCGTCAACCCAAACATCATGGCATGAGCCCGAGTCGAACGTAAAAAGAGCCTCAAGTACCTCTGGCAACTCGGAATTCACTCCACTGCAGAAGCCGCCGTCCAACACGAGCTGCCCCAACCCCTTGTCCGACGCGAGTTGACAACTTCCCAGCACGCAATgctgcaggccgaggcgcAACATGCCAAAGTCGGAAGGTCAAGCAATATCTTGGCGCCCTTGACCGCCCTGCGATGCGACGCTGCAGGGCTTGTGCCAATGCTCATTGCCGGCGTGCGATACGAGATTAAAATGAACCCTTTTCTTGCCCATGGCTGTGCGGACGCATCTCTTTTCGTGAGCGGAATCAAGGGAATTATGTTCCTATGCTGTTGCTTCGGCTCGAAAGACTCGCACAGCAGTCGAGAGCCGTCGTCCGGCTTCCCATCGGCGGTCATGGATCATGACCCCCTGCTATCCAAGACACTAAAGCGCAGGCCCGCGATCATCCTTCGAGTACGGCAGGTCATCCGCGACGGGCTCAACACTCACGTCTCCTGCGCGATTTAGCCAGCAGCAAAGACCCCTTGGAAGATCCCAGAGTGGCATTGGAAACAAGTGGAATCGCGTGATGTCCCCCGGGCTCGGGTCTTGTTGGTTCAAATACCCGATGTCCCCCGCGCGGGCATCTGATAACCCATCTCCTCCTTGACTTTGAGCATCTTCAGCCAGTCCCCCCCATTGGACGAACTTCAAGATGAGGACGTGGATCTTTACCGTCGCGTACTCGCTAGCAACGACGGTTGTCGGTCAGCAAGAGGACAAACccgacgaggcggcggtcCGTTTCGCCAAGAGCTACATTGTCGAATATGCCGCCGTGGGTTTCCGTAGTCCCTTTTTTTGTTATCTCGCTTCCCTCTACTGACCGTGTGATACCGCAGGGCACAATCGGCAAGAGGAGCTCACTCGCCTCGACGGACGGCGTCAAGGTGATCAAGAACTTCGACAGCGACGTCTTCAACGGCGCCAGCGTCGAGACCGCCGACCTGaacctcgacggcctgcttTCCCTCccggacgtcgtcggcgtctggCCGAACAGCCCCGTGTATCTCGAGCCCTCCGCTCCTGTCGACGCCAGCCTCCAggccgcctcgtccgttGTCCACAGCGTCACGGGCGTGGGCAAGCTGCACGAGGAGGGGATCTTCGGCAAAGGCGTCAAGGTCGGTGTTGTCGACACCGGTATCTGGTACGACCACGATGCTGTAAGTAGGATATGTAGCGCCGACCGCATCTTGGACCCCGAAGTCAGTGGCTGACGATTGGACAGCTTGGCGGGGGATTCGGAGAGGGCTTCAAGGTGGCCGGCGGATACGACTTTGTTGGAGACCAATGTGAGCTTCTCTCACACCCCATACAACTTCGCCCTGAAGGCTCATTACAATAATAGATTGGCCTTCCATCGGTTACGAAAGGGAACCGGATTCTGATCCCCTGGATCTGCTGGGCCACGGTACCCACGTCGCCGGTATCGTCGCTGGAAAGGCAGATGAGTGGGTTTCCAAGGACACTTGCCGGACCAGAAAACAGTTCTGTTGTTACTGACGCTTCACGTTTAGTTTCGCCGGCGTGGCCCCCGAGGCGACCCTCTACGCCTACAAGGTTATGTCCAGACAGGTAAAGACGTCGCCGATGAGGGCATCCGCTTCTAGGTAGGGAGAACTGATTGCTGACCTCTATGCTCAGGGCTCGACAGATGCTGCGACTCTGATTGAATCTTTTCTCAAGGCATATGATGACGGCGTGAGTACCCTTGACCTTTTTGTTTTCCGCCGGTGGCGCTTTTCCTGAGGCTGCCCAGTGTACATGTAACATTACTGCAAGCATCCATCTCTGACGCGGATCGAAGGTCGACATCATCACCTCCAGCATCGGTGGCTCCAGCGGTTGGGCCGAGGAAGCCTGGGCTGTAGTCGCGTCCAGACTCGTAGAGCAAGGAGTCGTGGTGACGATATCCGCCGCCAACTCCGGCTCGCAGGGCGCGTTCTACTCCAGCAGCGGCTCCTCCGGTAAGAacgtcctcgccatcgcctcggCTGACGCACCCTCCGTTGACGCCGTCCGCGCATCCTCCTTCACGTCCTGGGGTCTCCTGAACGACCTCAGCGTGAAGCCGGACGTTACGGCCCCCGGTGGCTCCATATACAGCACGTACCTTGACAATGGCTGGACCACGATGAGCGGCACGTCCATGTCATGTCCGtacgtcgccggcgtcgcggccCTCTATATCGGTGCTTTTGGCGGTCGCTCGGTACACGGCAAGGGCTTCGCCTTGGCTCTTCACAAGCAGATCATTGCCAGCGCTCGTCCGCTCGGGTACCATGATTCATGGTACTCGGATCTGTTTGCTCCTGTTCCCCAGGTTGGTAATGGCCTGGTGGACGCGGTCAAGTTGCTCCGTTCGAACACGACCTTGGACTTCAAACCCATCGCCCTGAACGACACCCGCTACTTTAGCAGATACCACGACATCACCGTCAAGAACGGGGGTTCCGAAGATGTGACCTATCACCTTTCGGCGCAGGACGCATATGGAGTCGAGACGTTGCTCCTGAACAGAAACACCCAAGACAAACAGTTGAAAACCCTCAGCCAGCTGGTCCCTCAAAAGTTGGCAGTGGAGGTCAGCCTGCCTCGCGAGTTCACCCTCAAGCCCGGCGAGAGCAAGGCCGTCTCGTAAGTCCACGTCTTACCGCGACGGGGTTGGTCTCCGCACTAATCCACACCGCAGTGTCAACTTCAAGAACCCAGATACTCTCGGGTGGAACGCGGCAGTGCTCCCGCTGTACAGCGGTAGGATCATCGTTTCCGGTGACAATGGCGAAGAGCTCTCGGTACCGTATGCAGGTAAGCAAGCGGGCGGCGTGAGTAGCACGCTACGAAAAACCTCTGACATTTAAGTGACATAGGCGTCGCGGGCGATTTGAGAAAAGAGCTGGCCCCTCTGTTTCGAAATGGTTTCCCTTATATCGAGAGTGGTGCTCCGGCAGTCAGAGGCAAGACCTCGTAAGTTGAGCCTACATTCGAGGTGATTTGGGTTCCGTTGGTGGACAAACTGACAAAGCTGTTCCCGCATTCAGGTTCACCTTCAACCTTACGCTTGAAGTCCAAGACTTCCCAAAGATCTTCCACAACATCCTCTGGGGCACGCGAGAACTCCGCTGGGATGTGAGCTAGCTTCTAGCCTTCCTGGAAGACCCGGTTCTTCATGCTAATGACTCTCGCAGATCTTCGGAGCAGGGTGGAGCGAGAGACAATGGGTGTACCCACCGGTTGTCGGTGATAATGGCTACGTTGGATCCGGTGCTTACTGGGTTGGATCCGGACAGGCGCCGTTCTTCGACCCGAGCAGATGGGATGCGGAAGACACGCTGTCCTACCCAAAGATCAACCAGCCGAGAAGCAACTTCAACTTTGAGAACTGGTGGTTCGGCAAGTTGGCGAACGGCAGCCAGATTGCCGTTGGCAACTACACGTACGTCTGGTCTTGCATCCTTTCTCAAGGGCTCGAAACTGTCGTTTTCCCATGAGCCCCCAAACAGCTAATGGCCTTTCACAGACTGAGATACGCTGCCTTGAAGCCCTTTGGTAACCCCGCGCACTCGGACAACTGGGCGACGTTTACCACGCCGATTGAGGTTCTGGGCCAGTATTAGGAGCTTCTCGCACTGAAAACCCGATGCAAAACACATCATGGTCTCTTGTGATCAGGCGGCATGTACTAATGGCATTGGGCAATATGGCGTTGGGGCCATGCATGTAGTTTCGTTGGATTTGGCCAGCTGCCCGCGAGGCAACCCGATATCATGGGCATACGGGCGTGAAGGGTGTGTGGGACCGGCGACATTCGCATGAACCGGATCCCTGTTGGATCGCCCTGTCCGACGGCATCTTGCGTTCGGTCCACATGCTGCCCTCACTTATGGCCTTCCTCTTCCCGTCCATTAAGTATTATTAGGAAAATTGATGTTTCACCCTTCTGAAAGGCCGTACCGTATACACAGTATCGTAATATGTGGTACCAACAATAGTCCTATCAGAGCCTGGAAAAAAAACCGGAAGCTGCACCACTTCCACGTGGCCAAACTTTGTTTCCACAAGCCCCGGAGCCTTTTGGGAGTCTAACAGGTTTCTCCATTCTGTCCTGGCATAGCTTTACCAGCCCATACCGCCATTTTGAAATTTGGGATTGGGATAGAAAGCGGATAGAAAGCGGATAGAAAGCGTTGTATAGAACGTACTCTACTCTGAAGTCGCGCAACCATCCACGATCTGTTTGGTTGTTGGCCGGCCTGACTCAAAGACTCGGTAGCCTTCGGTATAGCGCATGGAGAGTGAGCCGCTGCGTTAGTTTGGAGACTAGTCGAAAGAGAATTGTTCGTAAAAGAAGAGATCATGGGCTGGGTTTGTCCAGTATGCTGTGTTGATAAGTTTCCTTGTGTGTACTTCCAGCGTAATCGTAAGCATTTCTGTCGGACGAGATTGCCGATCACCGAGTCAAGGCGATCCAAGACGATCCGGAACAGCCATGCCTCATCTTCAAATTCTTTCCAACGGCCGCTGCCAGGAAAAGTTTACCGCGGTTGCTCGTGATCAACATCTTGGCTTGAGATTGGTCAAAACGGGTAATGGCTCATAACGTGGCGCTATCATTTCTTTTAATGGCCCCCCTTTCCCGCCTGTGTATCCAACGTAAATGGCATCTGCCCCATATAGCTACCGTTCCAGTCTTCCACATGGAGCTCAGAGAATGAATTCGGTTCGATGTTGGAGTCAAAACAGGACCAGTTGTCGGTGCTGGGCTGTTGCAGTGGCAGATGGGTCGCTGTCTCCAGCGTCAGGTCCCCGTACGGAAGAGCCTTTTTGGCCTTGAGGtaggcctcggcgatgcggtAGAGCGCCCGGTACAACTCGTGCTGTCTTTTGCACGATTCCGCCAGTCCACTGAGCCGTTCGCTAATCTCGAGGGCAGTGCGCAGGAGGCCCAAGTCCTCTGTGTTTACGTGGCCGACGCAGTGGATAAACGTGATGATGTAGGGGGTGAAGGATGAGAAGAGATGTGTCCTTTGAGTTTGTGTTAGCGTTGCACAGCGCAAAAGGTGTGTGTGCTGACGGACCAGATTGAGTAACTAAAAGATGACGCATAGCCACCAGAAGAGAATCGAGGATAGGCAGTGGTATGAGCAATCAATTCTTTCCGGGCCGTCTCGAAGCACTGTGGCGTTATATCACTCGCCGAGTTGGACGAGCTTGCTCCGCGATGTGTCAAGGTAAGGATGGAGTAGTagacgacgtcgatggcggcgaggctGAATTCGAACAAGTCTTGGCGGCATGCGTGGGTATAATCGATGTTCCGCCACACGACGTACCACT
This sequence is a window from Colletotrichum higginsianum IMI 349063 chromosome 8, whole genome shotgun sequence. Protein-coding genes within it:
- a CDS encoding Sialidase; the encoded protein is MSTYVIPPAPCLIHTSPANTVTPSLAADMSFDFIFPSCEPSTPPSFSFDPSLLDLPYHHNPGHNRSRSNGSVYSFVSTAESTPDSVSTRMTTPSRASPPIRQHGPLLLPKIRSQDQAIESPPKRIRTSPKTRVAATRRTSPSAPTSNAAFRPAHSRSFTNPETITWNMPSSFCSQPDNQSTSSLLCSPVIFADDMQARRASTCSLDGSALEKFGFPTYRQMPSYVPSAAPQPTTDAYMFPSYTVRAPSPLSLSTTATPDPTPSTTLLTYLTESNPAPSLVRTISFPLRDPNTKHFWWDVRQIRPWSTFNASSVLSLPGAAALLNCPVPAPLLPTPAQTARHPETEAALHSIYASHYLPKLNAALAVSSNRPMQLSVPATSANAKHSDLLFTASPAGEPASAAQIFGGKPTARVVGLVRSFDRFNTGMRVEGNIKRVEYLRGLAALHHAMREHSCRYGFILTEIELVIVRNGPETVPNFGFLEVTSVQLGAVADDADCEFGEIPLTACLALWGLCMMAGDDAPQGPPARVAHWKTEIGAPAEGTRRKALPRDDWMPKPQLAEKREAKRARGWIMPEDPVGRKELGKRGVRYGAC
- a CDS encoding subtilase; amino-acid sequence: MRTWIFTVAYSLATTVVGQQEDKPDEAAVRFAKSYIVEYAAGTIGKRSSLASTDGVKVIKNFDSDVFNGASVETADLNLDGLLSLPDVVGVWPNSPVYLEPSAPVDASLQAASSVVHSVTGVGKLHEEGIFGKGVKVGVVDTGIWYDHDALGGGFGEGFKVAGGYDFVGDQYWPSIGYEREPDSDPLDLLGHGTHVAGIVAGKADDFAGVAPEATLYAYKVMSRQGSTDAATLIESFLKAYDDGVDIITSSIGGSSGWAEEAWAVVASRLVEQGVVVTISAANSGSQGAFYSSSGSSGKNVLAIASADAPSVDAVRASSFTSWGLLNDLSVKPDVTAPGGSIYSTYLDNGWTTMSGTSMSCPYVAGVAALYIGAFGGRSVHGKGFALALHKQIIASARPLGYHDSWYSDLFAPVPQVGNGLVDAVKLLRSNTTLDFKPIALNDTRYFSRYHDITVKNGGSEDVTYHLSAQDAYGVETLLLNRNTQDKQLKTLSQLVPQKLAVEVSLPREFTLKPGESKAVSVNFKNPDTLGWNAAVLPLYSGRIIVSGDNGEELSVPYAGVAGDLRKELAPLFRNGFPYIESGAPAVRGKTSFTFNLTLEVQDFPKIFHNILWGTRELRWDIFGAGWSERQWVYPPVVGDNGYVGSGAYWVGSGQAPFFDPSRWDAEDTLSYPKINQPRSNFNFENWWFGKLANGSQIAVGNYTLRYAALKPFGNPAHSDNWATFTTPIEVLGQY